In Synergistetes bacterium HGW-Synergistetes-1, one genomic interval encodes:
- a CDS encoding Trk system potassium transporter TrkA, translated as MKIVLVGAGEVGYNVAKDLSADGHDIIVVEDDEERAIRVENDLDVMVVRGNGARPSVLEKAGVKAGAEDIPLLIACTNKDEVNIMSCWIAKKMGVPHVIARAVGLEFTDNEGWAKDLGIDMLISPERSVARELEELLEVRGALHAVEIAGGKAGIYVFRIAEDSVIKEMPLCDVRKKNPNLITLVVSIQRDGKSFVPKANDALLPGDICYSMCYRDQVHELESLFQPSLSKKLRRVFIIGAGKIGFQTAKRLITRTPGIEICIVEEDKAKSERIAAELPEVLVICGDGADSELLLSEGVDKADGFVAATDQDETNLMLAVLGKTLGVSKSIAVVKRSNYLGMTEHIPVDSIVNRNQTLAQVIIRYVRYPGSSRVLTVFEEISSEALELTLSGESPSVGMALMDLHMPAGSIIGLIERNQELLIPTGRTELKKGDKIVVFASANTMPQVMEVLGESAR; from the coding sequence TTGAAGATCGTTCTTGTCGGAGCCGGAGAAGTAGGTTACAACGTTGCTAAAGATCTTTCTGCCGATGGGCACGACATAATTGTGGTTGAAGATGACGAAGAGAGGGCCATCCGTGTCGAGAACGACCTCGACGTTATGGTAGTGAGAGGAAACGGAGCCAGGCCCAGTGTCCTTGAAAAAGCCGGAGTCAAGGCGGGAGCTGAGGATATACCCCTTCTCATTGCCTGTACCAACAAGGACGAAGTCAACATAATGTCATGCTGGATCGCAAAAAAAATGGGTGTACCTCATGTCATTGCCAGAGCTGTAGGCCTTGAATTCACAGATAACGAGGGTTGGGCAAAGGACCTTGGCATAGATATGCTTATCTCTCCGGAAAGGTCAGTTGCAAGGGAACTTGAGGAACTTCTTGAGGTAAGAGGAGCTCTCCATGCCGTTGAGATCGCAGGTGGCAAGGCGGGCATATACGTCTTCAGGATAGCAGAGGACTCAGTAATAAAAGAGATGCCCTTATGTGATGTAAGGAAGAAAAATCCAAATCTTATCACACTTGTTGTCTCGATCCAGAGAGATGGCAAAAGTTTTGTTCCGAAAGCTAACGATGCTCTGCTGCCCGGTGACATATGCTATTCAATGTGCTATCGGGACCAGGTTCATGAGCTTGAATCGCTTTTTCAGCCCTCTCTTTCAAAAAAACTGAGAAGGGTCTTCATAATAGGAGCAGGAAAAATAGGTTTTCAGACAGCCAAACGTCTGATAACCAGAACGCCCGGGATCGAGATCTGTATAGTCGAGGAGGACAAAGCCAAGAGCGAGCGCATAGCGGCCGAACTTCCTGAAGTGCTGGTGATATGCGGGGACGGTGCGGATTCTGAGCTGCTTCTTTCAGAAGGAGTCGACAAGGCGGATGGTTTTGTTGCCGCAACAGATCAGGACGAGACCAACCTTATGCTTGCAGTTCTTGGCAAGACCCTGGGAGTTTCAAAGAGCATAGCAGTGGTCAAAAGGTCGAATTACCTGGGAATGACAGAGCATATCCCAGTGGATTCCATAGTAAACAGAAACCAGACACTAGCACAGGTCATAATACGATACGTCCGCTACCCCGGCTCTTCAAGGGTACTCACTGTCTTTGAAGAAATCAGTTCCGAAGCTCTTGAACTGACCCTGTCAGGGGAATCGCCATCCGTGGGCATGGCTCTTATGGATCTTCACATGCCTGCCGGGTCGATAATAGGCCTTATAGAGAGAAATCAGGAACTACTCATTCCAACAGGAAGGACAGAACTTAAAAAGGGAGACAAAATAGTTGTATTTGCCTCTGCGAACACAATGCCGCAGGTAATGGAAGTTCTTGGAGAATCAGCAAGGTGA
- a CDS encoding potassium transporter, whose product MKLRVVARFLAVIVFLISLCMLMPLGWAVKDGSSDIRAFTISIAAGCLFSLILFLFGCKARAKDMGTREAFAAVALAWIFASLQGCLPYIAGGYIPSFTDAYFEAMSGFTTTGATILTNIEMNPRGILMWRAQTQWLGGMGIVVLTLALLPMLGMSVTQLFKAEVPGPVLEKISPRIQDVATMLWKVYMGLTILGIAVLFSGGMSFYESICHIFTTVSTGGFSPRNASIAAYDSAYFDWALTIIMFLSGANFNLHLLAIKKKSLNPYKDPEFIFYVKTAFAATFAISFYLYTQGFSHTVMHALRYGAFQVVSIMTTTGYVTADYSLWPPFTQVLLLSLMFIGGCAGSTAGSIKCIRIQVIFRQIAAEVKRFIHPHAAITVRVGNQTIESRMVASTATFIVLYVLIFVFSSVAVSATGEDLITSFSAVATTLGNVGPGFGAVGPVDNFASQHDAAKWIYSFCMLCGRLELYTILVLFSKDTWHR is encoded by the coding sequence GTGAAATTAAGAGTGGTCGCAAGATTTCTTGCCGTTATAGTTTTTCTGATTTCATTATGCATGCTGATGCCGCTCGGATGGGCAGTTAAAGATGGCAGCAGCGACATCAGAGCCTTTACAATTTCGATCGCAGCGGGTTGTCTCTTTTCGCTGATCCTCTTCTTATTTGGTTGCAAGGCCAGGGCAAAGGATATGGGAACAAGAGAGGCATTTGCCGCTGTGGCTCTTGCATGGATATTCGCCTCTCTCCAGGGGTGCCTTCCCTACATTGCAGGAGGCTACATCCCCTCCTTCACAGATGCTTATTTTGAAGCGATGTCCGGGTTTACCACGACAGGAGCAACAATACTCACCAATATTGAGATGAATCCCAGGGGTATTCTTATGTGGCGGGCACAGACCCAATGGCTTGGAGGAATGGGTATAGTTGTTCTGACCCTTGCCCTGCTCCCCATGCTTGGAATGAGCGTTACCCAGCTTTTCAAGGCAGAAGTACCCGGACCAGTGCTGGAAAAAATAAGTCCGAGGATACAGGATGTCGCGACGATGCTTTGGAAGGTGTACATGGGCCTGACTATCCTTGGAATAGCCGTGCTTTTCTCAGGAGGCATGAGTTTTTATGAGTCTATTTGCCATATATTCACAACTGTATCCACAGGAGGGTTTTCTCCAAGAAACGCCAGTATAGCGGCCTATGATTCAGCGTATTTTGATTGGGCGCTTACCATAATAATGTTTTTGTCGGGAGCTAACTTCAACCTGCATCTTCTGGCAATAAAAAAGAAGAGCCTCAACCCATACAAAGATCCGGAGTTTATTTTTTATGTGAAGACAGCTTTTGCAGCAACTTTTGCCATATCCTTTTACCTTTACACACAGGGTTTTTCACACACTGTTATGCACGCTCTACGCTACGGTGCCTTCCAGGTTGTTAGCATAATGACCACTACAGGATATGTAACAGCGGATTATTCGCTCTGGCCTCCATTCACGCAGGTACTGCTTTTATCACTGATGTTCATCGGAGGTTGCGCGGGCTCCACTGCAGGATCCATCAAATGTATCCGTATCCAGGTCATTTTCCGGCAGATCGCTGCTGAAGTAAAAAGATTTATCCATCCCCATGCAGCGATCACAGTAAGGGTGGGAAATCAGACGATAGAGAGCAGGATGGTGGCTTCCACGGCGACCTTTATTGTTTTATATGTCCTGATTTTCGTCTTTTCCTCCGTTGCTGTGTCAGCGACAGGAGAGGATCTGATAACATCTTTCAGCGCCGTAGCCACAACGCTTGGAAATGTTGGTCCCGGATTTGGGGCTGTAGGCCCAGTTGATAACTTTGCCTCCCAGCATGACGCCGCAAAGTGGATATATTCATTTTGCATGCTTTGCGGAAGGCTGGAGCTGTACACGATCCTCGTGCTCTTCTCAAAGGACACCTGGCACAGATAA
- a CDS encoding sodium-dependent transporter: MAEIKQGGDQFSSRWGLIATVLGMAVGTGNIWRFPREVASNNGGAFILICFIALFFWAVPLICAESVFGKKTRMANAGAFKVLLGDNWTWVGAWCAMVCVMLGCYYVVVLGWVMKYLALIFTGFLTQVQAGGTELTSEVWKNFATTPPAVEAWMWFVAAVLIAAAIIVRGVQGGIEKANKIMIPAVFILLAILLVRVIMLPGAWKGLEYMYHVELVDFTRPNVWLAAFTQAAWSSGAGWGMFHVYFVYAAKDEDIMLNAFTATFGDMVAAMLAGMVVLPAVFALAPDPMAVMKSGANGLTFVNLTNLFAHTTGGFIMAVLFFIALFSAALSSVIAMVELGCRNLMDMGFSRPKATVFVTAFFLVVGSWSALDNGIFENQDMVWGVALLMVGLFYSIAAMKFGVEKLWKEEIAPCSDMHVKWMWTVIRFFPVEFALVWGWWVYQSMTWYPGEWFKFWPLQKYAYTPGSMVVEWTLLAVILFILNGTMAKKLVHSNKLD, encoded by the coding sequence ATGGCTGAAATCAAACAGGGCGGCGATCAGTTTTCAAGCCGCTGGGGACTTATTGCAACAGTTCTTGGCATGGCAGTCGGTACGGGAAATATATGGCGTTTCCCGCGTGAAGTAGCAAGCAACAATGGTGGCGCGTTTATTCTTATCTGTTTCATTGCATTATTTTTCTGGGCGGTACCTCTGATTTGTGCTGAATCCGTTTTTGGAAAAAAGACCCGTATGGCCAACGCTGGAGCCTTCAAGGTGCTTCTGGGCGACAACTGGACCTGGGTAGGAGCCTGGTGTGCGATGGTCTGCGTAATGCTCGGCTGCTACTACGTCGTAGTTCTTGGCTGGGTCATGAAGTACCTTGCTCTGATTTTTACCGGTTTCCTTACGCAGGTACAGGCAGGCGGCACAGAGCTTACTTCCGAAGTCTGGAAGAACTTTGCCACAACTCCTCCTGCAGTTGAGGCATGGATGTGGTTTGTGGCCGCGGTCCTTATCGCTGCTGCTATTATCGTACGCGGTGTTCAGGGCGGTATCGAGAAGGCAAACAAAATAATGATCCCAGCGGTCTTTATCCTTCTGGCTATCCTTCTCGTCCGAGTGATCATGCTCCCTGGTGCATGGAAAGGCCTGGAGTACATGTACCACGTAGAATTGGTCGACTTCACCCGCCCCAATGTCTGGCTTGCAGCTTTTACTCAGGCAGCCTGGTCATCCGGAGCAGGTTGGGGAATGTTCCACGTCTATTTCGTATATGCAGCCAAGGATGAGGACATCATGCTCAACGCCTTCACCGCAACATTCGGAGATATGGTCGCAGCGATGCTGGCAGGCATGGTCGTACTTCCGGCAGTCTTTGCGCTCGCTCCCGATCCTATGGCAGTAATGAAATCAGGCGCAAACGGACTGACCTTTGTCAACCTTACAAACCTGTTTGCCCATACAACCGGAGGATTCATTATGGCGGTCCTCTTCTTTATAGCACTCTTCTCAGCTGCGCTCAGCTCGGTCATAGCGATGGTCGAGCTTGGATGCCGCAACCTTATGGACATGGGCTTCAGCCGTCCGAAGGCGACAGTTTTCGTAACTGCATTCTTCCTCGTAGTTGGAAGCTGGTCAGCCCTCGACAATGGTATCTTCGAAAACCAGGACATGGTCTGGGGAGTGGCTCTTCTGATGGTCGGACTCTTCTATTCAATAGCTGCTATGAAGTTTGGTGTTGAAAAGCTATGGAAAGAAGAAATCGCCCCCTGCTCAGATATGCATGTCAAGTGGATGTGGACTGTGATCAGATTCTTCCCCGTTGAATTTGCACTGGTCTGGGGTTGGTGGGTATATCAGTCAATGACATGGTATCCCGGAGAGTGGTTCAAGTTCTGGCCGCTGCAGAAGTACGCCTATACCCCCGGATCCATGGTCGTTGAATGGACTCTCCTTGCTGTGATCCTCTTCATCCTTAACGGAACCATGGCAAAGAAACTTGTCCATTCCAACAAGCTGGATTAA